Part of the Bacillus andreraoultii genome is shown below.
CTTTATGAAGTGATAAAGAAAACTCAAGGGTCAGAGCCTTTAGCGAAAGTAGAGCCGTAGTTCGCAGAGCTTTTCGGCTTTGTCATGCTGCCGAAGCTCATCTTGAGAGCATATGCGTATTGGAAAGTAGAAAATGAACATTTATACTCTACCATTAGCTAAAAAATTCATAAAATCGTTAAATTCTATTCAAGTATTCTATTAGATACCTAGAAAAAAAGCTAGAAATGTAGTAAAATAATTTCGCAACTAGTAAATTGTAGCCGTCATTATCTTAGAAAAATGCCATTCAAGAGATGAGAATTAGAATTTTAATTGTTTGAATGTACGACAGTTTACAGGAATACTCGTATAAAATATTCTCATTATGGAAAAAATATAAGAACACGCCAATTGAATATTTAAAAAGGGTGTTTCAAAAAATGCGATAAATGAATAAGTCGATTTAGGCTTATTTTTAGCATTGGAATAGTTTTATATAATGAGGGATCAAAATGTTAATTCGATATAAAAAAGCATTTGAAAAGATTGCGATGGGTTTACTGTCCTTTATGCCTAATGAAAAGGATATAAAAAAATTACAACAAACCATAAAAGAGTACGAGGCAAATGATAAATGGACTTTGTTCTTATGGAAGCAAGAAGACGACCTAGTCGCTATTATTGGTGTTTATGAGTTGGATGATGATGTATTAGAGGTACAACATATATCAGTTAATCCTTCTTATCGGGGGCAAGGCATCGGTAAAGGGATGGTAAGGGCGTTAAAAGAGATGTTTCCTGATAAACAAATTATACCGACAAAAGAGGTCCAATCTTTTTTTTATCATTGTGACCAATAATTGAGTTTAACGGCTGTTCACCAAAAATGTCTCTTATCTAAATGGATAAGGCGAATGTCGGGAACAGCTTTTTTTCTAGCTTAAACGAGTAATTTTATATAAATTAGTACGTGACTCTATTGAAATAGTGCCTTTCACTTAAAATGTCTATATTGGAATATAGTCGAGTTTATTCTATACTATCTATACTAAGTATGAAAATTTAATATGGTGGTAGTACAAATATGTTGATGAATTTTAAAACAGCTGGTTTTGAAGGCCCATTGGATTTACTTTTACATTTAATTAAAACATTGGAAATTGATATATATGATATTCCAATGCATGAAATAACAGAACAGTATTTATTATATATACAAACGATGCAAGAATTGGAACTTGATGTAGCCAGTGAGTACCTTGTAATGGCTGCGACTCTTTTGGCTATAAAAAGTCAAATGTTACTTCCAAAATATAATGAAGCAATCGATGAAGATGGCATGTACGAAGAAGGATTCCAAGAAGATCCCCGTGATGAGCTCGTGACAAGATTAATTGAATACCGCAAATATAAAGAAGCTTCGATTAAATTGAAAGAAAAAGAAGCAAATCGGCTCTTAATTTATACAAAGCCACCGAGTGATTTATCCGAGTACTCTTCCCAAGTTGCAATGACGAATACGGATAAAACTGTAACTGTATATGATATGTTAGGTGCCTTTCATAAATTAATGCGTCGACAAAGATTACAAAAACCACTCCATACTAAAATTACCCGTGAAGAAATTTCAATCGAAAAACGAATGGAAGAAGTGTATGAAGTTCTGGAAAATGCTTCAGACTGGATGAATTTTTATGATCTTTTTCCTTATACAGATAAAAGTAATATAGTAACAACCTTTCTAGCAATTCTCGAATTGTTGAAGAGAAATCAAATTTTCATTCAACAGATGGGTAACTTTGATGATATATGGCTAACTGCAAAAGGAATGGAATAAGAAGGTGATGAAATTGAACCAGGAACCATCGTTTGGTATTTTAGAAAGTTTATTATTTGCTGCTGGTGATGAAGGGTTGTCACTTAAGCAAATGGCAAATGTGATGGAAATCCCTGAACAAGAAGTTTTGGAACTGTTAAATCTGTTACAAGAGGAATATGAAAAGAATAAGCAAAGAGGAATCACAATCGTTCAATTTGCAGGTACTTACCAACTAGCAACAAAAAAAGAATACGTAAATTATTTGAAACGATTAGTAGAAGTTCCGAATTCATCGACATTATCTCAAGCCGCGTTGGAAACTTTAACGATTATTGCTTATAAACAACCAATTACAAGAGCTGAGATTGAAGATATTCGAGGGGTGAAAACAGAACGTCCAATCCAAACGTTAACAGCAAAAGGACTAATCCAAGAAGTTGGACGAGCTGAAGGAACTGGCCGTCCAATTTTGTATGGTACAACAGTAGAATTTTTAGACTACTTTGGTTTAAAAGATTTGAAAGAACTACCTCCTTTGCCTGAAACCGATGAAAATGACATAACGCAAGAAGAAGCAGATCTTTTCTTCGAGAAATTAAAATAAGGTTCAAGTATACGTGTGATACTTGAACCTTTTTTCTTTTTATACTTTTTTATCATAAGTTAAAAAGTACAACCATAAACTTGTACAAAACTTAAAAGGAGAAGATGGACAAGTATGTGGAGAAGCATCAAGCGGTTCCTAATTATAATCGTTTTCATTTCATTATTTCTAAACATGTTTTCATCGATACATACTTCTGCTAGTCCAATTGGAGGAGTAAATTCATATAGTGCTATTGTAATGGATCAAAAAACAGGACGTGTATTTTTTGAAAAAAATGCTCATGAAAAAAGACGTATAGCGAGTATTACTAAAATTATGACAGCAATCATTGCCATTGAGTCAGGTAAGCTTGATGAAGTTGTAACAGTAAGTGAAAATGCTGTTCGTGCTGAAGGATCATCTGTATTTTTGAAACAAGGTGAGAAAATCAAGCTAGAAGATCTCGTCTATGGTCTTATGCTTCGTTCTGGAAATGATGCTGCGGTAGCGATAGCAGAACATGTTGGGGGAAGTAAAGAAGGATTTGTATTTATGATGAATGAAAAAGCAGAACAAATTGGTATGAAAAATACTCATTTTGCTAATCCACATGGGTTAGATGACCACGAAGAACATTATTCAACCGCTTATGATATGGCCATTTTAACAAAATATGCGATGCAAAATGATGAGTTTCGTAAAATTTCAGCCGCAAAAGTTCATTACGCACCAAATCCAGATAGTCAGTGGCAACGAAAATGGACAAACAAAAATCGACTTCTTACAGAGCTATATAAATATTCAACGGGTGGAAAAACAGGTTACACAAAACGTGCAAAGAGAACATTAGTATCGACAGCATCTAAGGATGGAATGGACTTAATAGCGGTGACATTAAATACACCTTCTCAAACGGATTGGACGGAACATATTCAGATGTTTGAGTATGTATTTGAGCAGTATGATTACCATGTTGTTGTTCCGCACGGGCCGATTGAAAAAGTGAAAAATAAAGTATATAAAGACCACGCTCAAATCGCACATGATTATGTGTATCCAATAAGTGAAGAAGAAAAAGATTTCTTTAAAGTGAAGTACCGTTTAATTAAACCGAAAAAATCATGGAAGCAAAATCGTGATGAAATACCAGAAATTATCGGAAAAACAGAAATCTATTTCAAAGATGAAGCCATTCATTCAATGCCTATTTATTACAAAAGTGATGAAGAGACAAAAAACTCGTTTTTTGATCAATTTAAGCAAATCTTTGGATCAATCATAGGGGTTAGGCAAATATGATTAATTTGATATGGGTAATGATGATTATTGTTGGAATTGTTTTTGCTTTATTTAATGGGACGATGGATGAAGTGAATAAAGCGATTTTTCAAGGGGCACAAGATGCTGTTACATTATGTATCGGATTTATTAGTGTTTTAGTTTTTTGGTTAGGTTTGATGAAAATTGCACAAGTATCAGGATTGCTAGATAAACTTTCCAATGTGTTTAGACCGATTGTAAAAAAGATTTTTCCAGATATTCCGGATGATCATCCAGTAATGGGATATATATTATCGAACATGATTGCCAATATGTTTGGTCTCGGAAATGCGGCTACTCCTTTAGGTATTAAAGCAATGGAGGAATTAAAAGAGTTAAATGGTGGGAAAAATGAGGCTTCGAGGTCGATGGTTACATTTTTAGTTATTAATACAGCGAGTATAACGATTATTCCAACGACCGTACTATCCATCCGAATGAATTATGATTCCGCATCACCTGCAGAAATCGTACTCCCAACCATTATTGCCTCTGTTTTCGCAACGGTTTGTGCAATAATAATCGACCGAATGTTGTACAATCGAAAAAATAGAAATCGGGTGAAATAATGGAAATCATCTCGAAAATCTCGTTATGGATTATACCAATTTTAATAGGCTTTATTTTAATACATGGGACGTGGAAAAAGGTACCAACTTATGAAGTATTTGTGGAAGGTGGTAAAGAAGGAATAAAAATCGCCATCTCAATTATACCGTTTTTAGTTGGTATGTTAGTAGCAATCTCTATTTTTCGCGCATCAGGTGCATTGGAGTTTTTTGTTAGTTTATTGAGACCTATTTTAGAATGGATTGGTGTTCCTGCTGAGATCGTTCCGCTTGCGATACTCAGACCAATATCTGGTAATGCAGCCTTAGGTGTAACGAGCGATCTAATTGCAACTTATGGACCTGATTCTTTTATTGGTAGACTCGCATCGGTCATGCAAGGAAGTACAGATACTACATTTTATATATTGACCGTGTATTTCGGTGCTGTCGGGATAAAGAAAATGGGGGATTCATTAAAAATAGGCTTAATCGCAGACTTACTTGGTTATATTGCTAGTATTATTGTCGTCACATTATTTTTCGGAATGAATTGATTTTTACTCTCGAAGTACGTTATTTTTATTATATAGATAGACTGGGAATTTGACTTTATCCAGTCTTTTTTCGATTTGGGTGTAAGAGTGTTTCCTTTGTTTTCACAAGATAGTTATGGCATAATTCAGACAAGGAAAAAACAATCGCATGAAAGATAAATATATGTATAATAGATATACATCCGTTTTCATCGTATTACCGATTCTTATTAAAGGAGTGCTTTTTATTTGGAAAGATTACAAAAGGTAATTGCACACGCAGGTATTGCATCAAGAAGGAAAGCAGAAGAGTTAATAAAACAGGGGAAAGTGACTGTAAATGGAAAAGTCATTACTGAACTTGGGGTAAAAGTCAGTTCAAAAGATAAAATAGAAGTGAACGGAATCAAGATTGAACAAGAGGAGCCAGTATACTATTTACTGTATAAACCAAGAGGAGTCGTATCGACTGTTAATGATGATAAAAATAGAAAAACGGTCATTGATTTATTTCCTAACGTGGAAAGCCGTATATATCCAGTCGGTCGATTAGACTACGATACTTCAGGATTATTATTAATGACAAACGATGGTGAATTTGCAAATCTTATAACCCATCCTAAATATCAAATTGATAAAACGTACGTAGCAAAAGTAAAAGGAATTCCAACAAGAGAGGATCTAAAGAAGTTACAGCGTGGTGTTAAGTTGGAAGATGGGCTAACCGAACCAGCACAAGTGAAATTTTTATCGGGTGATCGAAAAAAAGGAACCGCGATTATTGAGATTACGATTCATGAAGGGAAAAATCGACAAGTTCGTCGTATGTTTGAACATATAGGTTACCCTGTAATGAAATTAAAACGGGAACGGCTTGCATTTTTAACATTACAAGGACTTAATGCTGGAGAACATAGACCGCTTACGCCACATGAAATAAAAAGATTACTTGCACTTGCAAATAATGGCTCGGCAAATTTATAAGAATCAACCAGCTGCATGATAATCGTGCGGCTGGTAAAAACCATTTACATAATAGCACGATAAAATAACAGAAAAATTGAGGAAATTTAAACAGTTTTATTACTGAAAAAACATAAATAATCGTGGGGGGGTACAAGTGAATAAGAAAAGAAGACTCGTTCTTAGAACAGTAATTCTAATCGTGTTAGCCGCTGCAATTATATTTACTTTATATGCAAATTTTACAAAGAATGATAGAAAAATAGCTACAGTTGGTGAACAAGCCCCTGATTTTGTACTAGAGGACTTGGATGGGCGCAAATACCGATTATCTGATTTCAAAGGAAAAGGTGTCTTTTTAAACTTTTGGGGAACATTTTGTGATCCTTGTAAAAGAGAAATGCCTTATATGGATAATCAATATAAGAAATTTAAAGATCAAGGTGTAGAAATTATTGCTGTAAATGTTGGAGAAACTGATTTGGCAATTGAAACCTTTGCTAATCAATATAACTTATCGTTTCCGATCGTCGTAGATAATGGTGAAGTTCAAAAAGCATACGGTATTTACCCTTTACCGGCGACTTTTTTAATTAGTCCTGAAGGAAAAGTTGTTGATTATATCGAACAATCATTAACAGAGGATATGATTGCGGATTACATGAATCAAATAAAACCAGAGTAGGGGGATGGTCATGGAAAAAGTAAAATGTGATTGTGGACATGTAAACCCCCATGGAACGATTCTTTGTGAAGCATGTGGGAAAGTTTTAGTTGAAGAAAATAAGAAAAATAGACTACTAGATATGCGTTATGAAGGAAGTGCAAGAAGATCACAAACATATAAAAAAACGATAATTGATAAAATATGGAATTTCTTTTCTTCAGTAAAAGTTGGTGTTGCCTTAATTATCATTACACTCATCGCTTCAATCATTGGAACAATTTTACCACAAGAAGGAAATATTTCAATACAGGGCGCAATAAGCGACTATTACGAGGAACATTATGGTGCTTTTGGAAAGATATACTATCTGCTTGGTTTTCATCATTTATATAGTTCTTGGTGGTATTTATTATTAATTGCTTCAATTGGAGCATCACTAGTTATTTGTAGTCTTGATCGTGTTATCCCGTTGTATAAAGCATTGAAAAATCAAAGGGTTACCCGAAATGTTAACTTTTTGAATCGACAACGGCTTTATAATAACAGTGAAATAAAGTTAACAGACAACGATTTACAAATATTCAAGAAACATTTAAAAAAAAAGCACTATAAAATACGGGAAGAAAATGGAAACATACTGGCGGAGAAAGCAAGATTCTCAAGATGGGGTCCTTATATTAATCATATTGGATTAATTATTTTTCTAGCTGGCGCGATGCTTCGATTTGTTCCTGGCTTGTATGTCAATGAAGCGTTATGGATAAAAGAAGGAGAGACATTAGTAATTCCGGGAACAGATAAGGAATATTATTTAACTAATCATCAATTTATTATGGAAGTTTATGATGAATCAGACGGGGAAGTATTCAAAGCGGCGTTAAAGGAAAAAGGTGGAGTTGTAAAAAATTACCAGTCTAACGTGACACTTTATAAAGCAGAGGCATCATTACCTGGTGAAGAACCAGAGTTGAATAAGGTAAAAGATTATGAGATTAAAGTTAATAAACCGTTGAAGTTTGATCAGTTTTCCCTTTATCAATCAAGTTATCAATTAAATGAAATGACAAAAATGACGTTTACTTTAATGAATAAAAAAACAGGTGAACAATTTGGTGATGTGACGATTGATTTAGAAGAGCCGAAGAAGATTTATCATTTATCAGACGGCTATACTGTTGAGTTATTAAGCTATTTTCCAGATTTTGAGATTAGTGATGGTGTTCCAAAAACAAAATCAAGTAAACCGTTAAATCCAGCTTTTGCTTTTAAAATGATTACCCCTGATAGGCCAGAAGGGGAAGTGAGTTTTGCAGCCATTCAACAAACGATTGAGCCGATGGGTGAAAATGAGTATAAAATGTCTTTTAAAAATGTAGATACAGTAAATTATTCAGGGATAACCGTTAGAAAAGATTTAACATTACCTTTCATTGCTTTAGGTGGAGCTATATTTTTGATAGGGGTTGCACAAGGTTCATTCTGGTATCATCGAAGAATATGGTTAAAACAAGAAGAGGGTCTATTACACATTGCAGGACATACGAATAAAAACTGGTACGGCTTTTTGAAGGAAATTGAAAAAATTGTAAGCGGTACAAATATACCGATACCAATTGATCAAACAGCCGAGAGAGAGACAAAGGATGGAAACATTGGACAAGGGGTGGATGTAAATGGTTGAGCTAAGCAGTAAGTTATTGTTCCTGTCATTTATTTTATATTTAGTAGCCATTTTATTTTTTGGTGGTGCAATTCGGCAAAAAAAAGGGTTAGAAGGGAGTCCGTATAACAATAAACCTGTACGCAGTGGAACAATAGCAATGGCATTAACAGGCTTAGGCTTTATTTCACAAATTGGTTATTTTATAACGAGATGGATTGCTGGTGGTCATGCTCCGGTAAGTAATATGTTTGAGTTTTCCACCTTTTTTAGCATTATGATGGTTGGTGCGTTCATTATTATTTATTTCATCTACCGCTCAGCGACCCTTGGGTTATTTACTTTGCCTATTGTTTTAATCATTATTGCTTACGGTAGTATGTTTACAAAAGACATTACACCATTAATTCCTCCTTTACAAAGTTACTGGTTGCCAATACATGTTATGACAACTGCAGCTGGTCAAGCAATTCTTTCTATTAGCTTTATTGCTGGATTAATTTATCTAATTAAATATATAGATAAATTTAATAGTCCTATAAAAGGCTTTTTTCTTGAAACAATCTTATATTTTATCCATATTGTTCTCGGCTACATTATCGTTACATCAATCTTCTCGATACTTAAGTATCAAGCAAGTTTTGAATGGGTTAATAAAGAAGGAAAGATTGTTACTTCTATTTATAAACTTCCCGCAATTTTTGGATTAAACGAATGGCAACTGTTATCACCAGGAAAGATGGAGCCATTAGTAGAATTGCCCGCTATTTTTGATGCTCAAAAGTTTAACACAGTATTGTGGTCTTTTATTGCAGGTTCTTTTTTTTATATTTTAATACGATTACTTGTAAGAAAACGAACTTCACAACTATTACAACCATTTGTAAATAAAATTAATGGTGATTTTCTCGATGAAATTAGCTATCGTTCGGTATTAATTGGCTTCCCTATTTTTACACTTGGAGGATTAGTGTTTGCAATGATATGGGCGCAAATTGCTTGGACCCGTTTTTGGGCTTGGGATCCGAAAGAAGTGTGGGCATTAATCACTTGGTTGTTTTATGCGGCATTTCTACATT
Proteins encoded:
- a CDS encoding GNAT family N-acetyltransferase, producing the protein MLIRYKKAFEKIAMGLLSFMPNEKDIKKLQQTIKEYEANDKWTLFLWKQEDDLVAIIGVYELDDDVLEVQHISVNPSYRGQGIGKGMVRALKEMFPDKQIIPTKEVQSFFYHCDQ
- a CDS encoding segregation/condensation protein A; this encodes MLMNFKTAGFEGPLDLLLHLIKTLEIDIYDIPMHEITEQYLLYIQTMQELELDVASEYLVMAATLLAIKSQMLLPKYNEAIDEDGMYEEGFQEDPRDELVTRLIEYRKYKEASIKLKEKEANRLLIYTKPPSDLSEYSSQVAMTNTDKTVTVYDMLGAFHKLMRRQRLQKPLHTKITREEISIEKRMEEVYEVLENASDWMNFYDLFPYTDKSNIVTTFLAILELLKRNQIFIQQMGNFDDIWLTAKGME
- the scpB gene encoding SMC-Scp complex subunit ScpB; protein product: MNQEPSFGILESLLFAAGDEGLSLKQMANVMEIPEQEVLELLNLLQEEYEKNKQRGITIVQFAGTYQLATKKEYVNYLKRLVEVPNSSTLSQAALETLTIIAYKQPITRAEIEDIRGVKTERPIQTLTAKGLIQEVGRAEGTGRPILYGTTVEFLDYFGLKDLKELPPLPETDENDITQEEADLFFEKLK
- a CDS encoding D-alanyl-D-alanine carboxypeptidase family protein; protein product: MWRSIKRFLIIIVFISLFLNMFSSIHTSASPIGGVNSYSAIVMDQKTGRVFFEKNAHEKRRIASITKIMTAIIAIESGKLDEVVTVSENAVRAEGSSVFLKQGEKIKLEDLVYGLMLRSGNDAAVAIAEHVGGSKEGFVFMMNEKAEQIGMKNTHFANPHGLDDHEEHYSTAYDMAILTKYAMQNDEFRKISAAKVHYAPNPDSQWQRKWTNKNRLLTELYKYSTGGKTGYTKRAKRTLVSTASKDGMDLIAVTLNTPSQTDWTEHIQMFEYVFEQYDYHVVVPHGPIEKVKNKVYKDHAQIAHDYVYPISEEEKDFFKVKYRLIKPKKSWKQNRDEIPEIIGKTEIYFKDEAIHSMPIYYKSDEETKNSFFDQFKQIFGSIIGVRQI
- a CDS encoding nucleoside recognition domain-containing protein; amino-acid sequence: MINLIWVMMIIVGIVFALFNGTMDEVNKAIFQGAQDAVTLCIGFISVLVFWLGLMKIAQVSGLLDKLSNVFRPIVKKIFPDIPDDHPVMGYILSNMIANMFGLGNAATPLGIKAMEELKELNGGKNEASRSMVTFLVINTASITIIPTTVLSIRMNYDSASPAEIVLPTIIASVFATVCAIIIDRMLYNRKNRNRVK
- a CDS encoding spore maturation protein, producing MEIISKISLWIIPILIGFILIHGTWKKVPTYEVFVEGGKEGIKIAISIIPFLVGMLVAISIFRASGALEFFVSLLRPILEWIGVPAEIVPLAILRPISGNAALGVTSDLIATYGPDSFIGRLASVMQGSTDTTFYILTVYFGAVGIKKMGDSLKIGLIADLLGYIASIIVVTLFFGMN
- a CDS encoding pseudouridine synthase; the encoded protein is MERLQKVIAHAGIASRRKAEELIKQGKVTVNGKVITELGVKVSSKDKIEVNGIKIEQEEPVYYLLYKPRGVVSTVNDDKNRKTVIDLFPNVESRIYPVGRLDYDTSGLLLMTNDGEFANLITHPKYQIDKTYVAKVKGIPTREDLKKLQRGVKLEDGLTEPAQVKFLSGDRKKGTAIIEITIHEGKNRQVRRMFEHIGYPVMKLKRERLAFLTLQGLNAGEHRPLTPHEIKRLLALANNGSANL
- the resA gene encoding thiol-disulfide oxidoreductase ResA yields the protein MNKKRRLVLRTVILIVLAAAIIFTLYANFTKNDRKIATVGEQAPDFVLEDLDGRKYRLSDFKGKGVFLNFWGTFCDPCKREMPYMDNQYKKFKDQGVEIIAVNVGETDLAIETFANQYNLSFPIVVDNGEVQKAYGIYPLPATFLISPEGKVVDYIEQSLTEDMIADYMNQIKPE
- the resB gene encoding cytochrome c biogenesis protein ResB codes for the protein MEKVKCDCGHVNPHGTILCEACGKVLVEENKKNRLLDMRYEGSARRSQTYKKTIIDKIWNFFSSVKVGVALIIITLIASIIGTILPQEGNISIQGAISDYYEEHYGAFGKIYYLLGFHHLYSSWWYLLLIASIGASLVICSLDRVIPLYKALKNQRVTRNVNFLNRQRLYNNSEIKLTDNDLQIFKKHLKKKHYKIREENGNILAEKARFSRWGPYINHIGLIIFLAGAMLRFVPGLYVNEALWIKEGETLVIPGTDKEYYLTNHQFIMEVYDESDGEVFKAALKEKGGVVKNYQSNVTLYKAEASLPGEEPELNKVKDYEIKVNKPLKFDQFSLYQSSYQLNEMTKMTFTLMNKKTGEQFGDVTIDLEEPKKIYHLSDGYTVELLSYFPDFEISDGVPKTKSSKPLNPAFAFKMITPDRPEGEVSFAAIQQTIEPMGENEYKMSFKNVDTVNYSGITVRKDLTLPFIALGGAIFLIGVAQGSFWYHRRIWLKQEEGLLHIAGHTNKNWYGFLKEIEKIVSGTNIPIPIDQTAERETKDGNIGQGVDVNG
- the ccsB gene encoding c-type cytochrome biogenesis protein CcsB, which produces MVELSSKLLFLSFILYLVAILFFGGAIRQKKGLEGSPYNNKPVRSGTIAMALTGLGFISQIGYFITRWIAGGHAPVSNMFEFSTFFSIMMVGAFIIIYFIYRSATLGLFTLPIVLIIIAYGSMFTKDITPLIPPLQSYWLPIHVMTTAAGQAILSISFIAGLIYLIKYIDKFNSPIKGFFLETILYFIHIVLGYIIVTSIFSILKYQASFEWVNKEGKIVTSIYKLPAIFGLNEWQLLSPGKMEPLVELPAIFDAQKFNTVLWSFIAGSFFYILIRLLVRKRTSQLLQPFVNKINGDFLDEISYRSVLIGFPIFTLGGLVFAMIWAQIAWTRFWAWDPKEVWALITWLFYAAFLHLRLSRGWHGEKSAWLAVIGFGIIMFNFVFVNLIIAGLHAYV